One region of Triticum aestivum cultivar Chinese Spring chromosome 6B, IWGSC CS RefSeq v2.1, whole genome shotgun sequence genomic DNA includes:
- the LOC123136614 gene encoding probable cation transporter HKT6, translating to MNNSLVVYLKSLRTFCAFAPTKLSSFAKSAWQSMKYSCQFICQTNPLFIQVTYFTLISFAGYEALKVLNSQDKSNTLKDLDVLFTSVSASTVSSMATVEMEEFSSKQLWVLAILMLIGSEVFTSILGLHFMRAKFNTENSLNTRDHISHVDIESINVTNFDPNTSHGTKDEVSFSELHLANKQHVDPKTTVLLGAAVTVYLLITNLGSSLVIYLYLKLVPDAQEVLKRKGIGLFLFSVFTAISSVANCGFTPVNENMIIFQKNSGLLLLIIPQMLVGNTLFAPCLRFMVWSLQKITGKQEWSFILEHPKATRYRHLMSTRKSAYLVLTVVGFIILQTILFCSLEWSSEAIQEMSSYQKIVGALFQSTNARHAGETIVDLSSISSAIIVLYTVMMYLPGYTSLLPNYDDRYSKAEKRYSRKGLLEDWIFSQLTYLAIFVMLICITEREALTTDPLNFNVFSILFEVVSAYGNVGFSMGYSCKRLLKQDVHCKDASFGFVGKWSDKGKMILIIVMVFGRLKAYNLKGGKAWKLR from the exons ATGAATAATTCTCTTGTAGTATACCTAAAAAGCCTTCGAACTTTCTGTGCATTTGCACCCACCAAATTGTCTTCTTTTGCCAAATCTGCATGGCAATCTATGAAATACTCCTGCCAGTTCATCTGCCAAACTAACCCACTCTTTATCCAAGTCACCTATTTCACCTTGATCTCATTTGCTGGATATGAAGCTCTGAAGGTCCTGAACTCCCAAGATAAGTCAAATACTCTGAAAGACTTAGACGTGTTGTTTACTTCTGTCTCTGCATCAACTGTCTCAAGCATGGCTACTGTTGAAATGGAGGAATTCTCAAGCAAACAACTCTGGGTTTTGGCAATTTTAATGCTGATTGGTAGTGAGGTATTCACTTCAATACTTGGTCTTCACTTCATGAGGGCTAAATTCAATACAGAAAATTCACTCAACACAAGGGACCACATATCTCATGTTGATATTGAATCTATTAATGTTACAAACTTTGATCCCAACACTAGCCATGGCACAAAAGATGAAGTGTCATTTTCCGAACTCCACCTGGCAAACAAACAGCATGTTGATCCCAAGACAACTGTGCTTTTAGGTGCTGCAGTGACGGTCTATCTTCTAATAACAAACTTAGGGAGCTCCTTAGTTATTTACCTCTACCTTAAGCTAGTACCAGATGCACAAGAAGTTCTGAAGAGAAAAGGGATTGGGCTCTTTCTTTTTTCTGTATTTACGGCTATATCCTCGGTTGCAAACTGCGGCTTCACTCCAGTAAACGAGAATATGATTATCTTCCAGAAGAACTCCGGTCTGCTATTGCTAATTATTCCTCAGATGCTAGTAGGAAATACATTATTTGCACCATGCTTGAGATTCATGGTGTGGTCACTCCAGAAGATTACCGGCAAACAAGAATGGTCTTTCATTCTTGAGCATCCAAAGGCCACCAGATACAGGCATCTTATGAGTACAAGAAAGTCTGCTTATTTAGTTTTAACTGTTGTGGGCTTCATCATTCTGCAAACCATATTGTTTTGCTCTTTGGAATGGAGCTCCGAGGCTATACAGGAAATGAGCAGCTATCAAAAGATAGTAGGTGCTCTTTTTCAGTCAACCAATGCGAGGCATGCTGGTGAAACTATTGTGGATCTGTCAAGCATCTCTTCGGCAATAATAGTCCTATACACCGTCATGAT GTACCTCCCTGGTTACACTTCACTTTTACCCAATTATGACGATCGGTATTCTAAGGCCGAGAAGAGATACAGCAGAAAAGGGCTATTGGAGGACTGGATCTTCTCCCAGTTGACTTATTTGGCTATCTTTGTCATGCTAATTTGCATCACTGAGCGAGAAGCACTGACCACAGATCCACTTAATTTCAATGTTTTCAGCATACTGTTTGAAGTCGTCAG TGCATATGGAAACGTGGGCTTCTCAATGGGTTACAGCTGCAAGAGGTTACTGAAACAAGACGTACACTGCAAGGATGCTTCATTTGGATTTGTCGGAAAATGGAGCGACAAGGGGAAAATGATTCTGATCATCGTCATGGTCTTCGGGAGGCTTAAGGCGTACAATTTGAAGGGCGGAAAAGCATGGAAGCTTAGATAG